AAATCCTCCGAGTTTGCGCTTTTTAACAGCAGGATGCGCGCCCACATCGAAGGCTCCGCGACGTTGTCATTTGGAAATTCCTTGAGGATGAACTGGTACAAATCCAGCGCTTCCTGGTTTTTTTGCGTCAGCCGCAAGGCCTCGGCGGTGAGAAACAGGACCTGGGGCCGTGCCACATCGGGAAAAGCGGGGCGCACGTCGTTGAACACCTGGGTGACCGTCGCATAATCGCCCGCCGCAAAATACGACTGGATCAGCCCCAGATGGGCGAGTTTTTTCCAGAAGTCCGGCGCCTCGGTCCTTCGCACCACTTCATAAAAGCCGGCCGCGTCCCGGTAGTTTTTCTGGCTGTACGCCAGATTGCCGGCCCGCACGCCCGCTTCCGCGCGCAACGCGGCGTCATTGGTGGATGCCAGGACGGCTTTCAGCAACGTAGCGGCATGAGCGTTGTTGTTAGACTGGATTTCCAGGCAGGCGAGTTTCAGACGGCCGTAATCGAGCCAGGGATTGTCCTTTTCTTTCCCGGCGAGAAACTCGAGGCTCGGGCGCGCCGGTTCCAGTTGATTGAGATTGTCCGAAACCAGGACCACCAGATAATGCGCCCGCAATTGAACTTCCGGCAGCGTGGCTGAGGTTGCCTTTTGGAGGAAGGGAAGCGACTCCTTCCATTTTTTGTCCGCAGCCAGCATTTCGCCGCGGAGAAGATTGGCGGGGCCGAGCCAGTCGCTTTTGGAAAATTTCTTTTCCAGGAGGTCGAGCGTTTGATGGGCTTCGTCAAAACGGCCGAGGTCGCGGTAGCAAAGCGCCACGCGATAGAGCGCCTCCTCCTGATATTTACCCTCCGGGTAATAGCGCAGGAGATCGCTGAGAATGTTGATGGCCCGACCGGGATTTTTTTGCTGCTGCAGCGCGACCGCTTCATCCAGCAATTCCTTTTCCGGAGGTTGCAGCTTGGATAAATCAATCACAACAGGCTGTTCGGGAACAGGCTGCGGGGCGGCGTTGAGCCCGGCAGGTGAAACGGCCGGCAACAGCAAAATCAGCAGGAAGCGAAGTTTCATAAAAGGCGGTTCCTGCTGTACTACCCGCTTCCGCCGCCAAAAGAAGCAAGAAAACCGGTGAAAACAATCCGCGTGACAAAGGGCATCGGGGTTTGGCACCTTGTTTGCACATGAGCGTAAAACCATTGGAAGGAAAAGTCGGCCTCATTTTTGGGGTGGCTAATAAACGAAGCATTGCCTGGGGGATCGCCCAAGCCTGGGCCCAGGCCGGGGCCAGGCTTATCTTCAATTACCAGGGGGAACGCATCAAGGACAACGTCGAGGAGCTGGTCGGCGAGTTTGGAGCCGACACGCCCCTGCATCCCTGCGATGTGAGCAAGGACGAGGAAATCAAAAGCTTTTTCGACTTTGTCCGCACGAAGACCGACAAAGTCGATCTGGTTCTCCACAGCGTGGCCTATGCGCCCCGTGAAGCGTTGGAAGGCCACTTCGTCAACACCTCGCGCGAAGCATTCCGTGTCGCCCATGACATCAGTTCGTATTCCCTGATTGCCCTCTCCCGTGAAGCGGCCCCACTGATGAGCGATGGGGGCAGCATTATTGCCATGAGCTATTATGGAGCCGAAAAAGTCGTTCCGCATTACAACATCATGGGCGTCGCCAAGGCGTCCCTGGAAGCCTCCGTGCGCTATCTGGCCAATGATCTCGGTACGAAAAAAATCCGCGTCAATGCCATCAGTGCCGGGCCGGTCAATACCCTGGCTGCCCGCGGGATTGCCGGGTTTTCATCCATGATGAAACATTACGAGGAACATGCGCCCCTCAGGCGGAATGTGGAAATGGCCGAGCTTGGCGCCACCGGCGTCTTTTTGGCGAGCCCCGGTTCCGCATCCATCACCGGCCAGACGCTCTATGTCGATTGCGGTTATTCGATCATGGGGATGTGAGCGGTGCAGAGCCACCGCAGGGGGTAGTATAGTCGGATAGTGGGATCGCCTTATGGTCAAATAGTTGAATAGTGGAAGAACAGAGGCAGAATTTTCATGTCACGTATTGAACGTTTTGAGGACTTGCAGGCCTGGCAACTGGCCCGCTCCAAATGACCATGCCACCATCCGACCATCCGAGTATCCCACCAGCAAATGCGAAGCTTTTGCTCTGGGACATCGACGGCACGCTTGTTTCGGTTGGGAAAGCGGGCGAGATTGCTTTGGTCATCGCCATGGAACGGCTTTTCGGCGTTAAAACCGACATTCAAAAAATTGATTTTCGGGGGAGGACGGACACATGGATCGGCGTGCAGCTTTTCAAGCAGGCGGGAATCGAAGAAACCCCCCGGAACATTCACGATTTCAAGGAGGCCTATCTTGCGGTGTTGAAGGAACAACTGCCCATGAGCGTCGGGAAAGTGCATCCGGGCATCCTCGATATTTTGGAACAGGCGCGGCTCCGCCCGGATTGCGTGAATGCGCTGCTCACGGGCAATCTCGAACGGGGCGCCAAAATCAAATTGGAGCATTATGATGTGTGGAGCTATTTCGAGTTTGGCGCCTTTGCCGACGACTCTCAGCTTCGCAACGAGCTGGGACCGGTGGCGCTGAAACGCGCCCTGGAGAAAACCGGGCTGCATTTCAAGCCGGAGCAGGTGTATGTCATCGGCGACACGCCGCACGACATCGAATGCGGCAAGGTGATCGGTGCGAAGACCATTGCCGTGGCCACGGGCGGCTATTCGCGCGTGGAGTTGGAAGCGCATGCGCCGACGGCGCTGTTCGACGACCTACGACACCCTGAGAAATTTTTCAAGCTGCTGGATCCTTAAAACAGCACAGGTTCTCGCGCAAAGGCGCAAATTCGCGAAGAACAAGGAATTAGCGGGATCACTTATCTTTATCCCCCTGATAAGGGGGAAGACAAGGGGGTTTGTGTTTGGTGGCAGATTAAAACGCCGCTTTTCAGCAAATGCGTCCAAAATCCCGTCTGGTGAATCCGCGCCGAATCCACTCACAAAACATGAGAAGACAGTGGGATATGCCGCCAAAAAAATTCATGCGCTTATCAACGAACTAGCGCAATGACCCCCGCCAGCGTGGGCGAGCGCCAATATTGAGTGGGGGGTGGAATTACAAAAGATCATTTAAAAGAAGCGGCTGGTGGCGGTCGGTCTGCCGCGCCTGGTTTCGCCAACTCGCTGATTCCGATCCAGTTTTCCAGCCATTTCCATGTCGAATCCGCATCCTGCATTTGTGGCAAAGTCGCTAAATTGATCTGTTTTGTGTCCACTGCGTTCCGACCACGGTAGGCATCTGCAAGCTCCTTGAACACATGTCCTTGAACCTTGATCTTTTGGTCAAGCGTGATCAAACCGAGCGAATACTCCAGGGGATGAAACGCGTATTGCCTGTCAAGATCGTGACTTGACCACCATGTGAACCAGTTCACGCCGGACTGAATCGCGTTAACCGTGGATTCCTGGAGAAACCGTGGAATATTTTCCGGGTCGGTCCAGTCCTCGGACATTCCATATTCCTGAATCCAAATAGGTTTGCGAGGATTGCCAGAATATGAACGGGCAAGCGCAGCCATGGCCTCCGGCAGGCGCAGGCAGCGGGGATCGAAGCAATTACCACCGGCACGGCCCAATGCTCCGGTGAAGAATGTCCAGCAATGCAGTGGGATAATGCTTTGCGTTGTTGCAAGGCATTGAGGCGAGAAGGTTGCCCGCGTGAACCATGGATTGTGATCGACCCCATTCACATGTGTTCCTCCCGGGAGGCATTTTTCAGAGAGGGCCAGCATTTGGCTGCTCCACCGGTCGCCACAATCGAGATCGTCCGTCTGCCAGCAGCAATTTAACTCATTGCCGAGATCAAACCCCAGGAAGTTGCTATGTTGTGACATGGCTTTTGCGATGCTCGTCACATAGAACTCCTGGATGCTCCTCTCCTCCAAGAGCTGGTAAAAGGAGCTGTCCGGTTGGAAAGGAGGTTTAAAAGCGTAACCTGAAAGCCAGCCAACGAAGAGACTCACACAGACATCAAGTTGCCTTTCCTCCGCCAAATTCATAAGAATCTCAAGACGGTCAAGATGTGCCTTGCTTACAACTTTTGGATTGGGTTGAAAGTATGGCCATATCAGCATAATGCGGATGTGATCGGCGCCAAGTCTGACGATGGCATCCAAGTCCTTAGCGATGGCGTCCGATTGGAAATCGTTCCAGCAGTGCCACCAAGCGCGAGTGGGTGTGTAGTTCACTCCGAAACGATATTGAGTTAATCCAAATCTCATAATTTTCTCCCTGATTGTTACGAGCAGATCGTTACCAGTCAGCAACTCCGAGGACCTGGCATCCGAGGCTGCTGCTTGTCCCGCCGTAGCCTTGCGAAGGCGGACGCAGCCGTAGTGCTG
Above is a genomic segment from Candidatus Methylacidiphilales bacterium containing:
- a CDS encoding enoyl-ACP reductase, with the translated sequence MSVKPLEGKVGLIFGVANKRSIAWGIAQAWAQAGARLIFNYQGERIKDNVEELVGEFGADTPLHPCDVSKDEEIKSFFDFVRTKTDKVDLVLHSVAYAPREALEGHFVNTSREAFRVAHDISSYSLIALSREAAPLMSDGGSIIAMSYYGAEKVVPHYNIMGVAKASLEASVRYLANDLGTKKIRVNAISAGPVNTLAARGIAGFSSMMKHYEEHAPLRRNVEMAELGATGVFLASPGSASITGQTLYVDCGYSIMGM
- a CDS encoding HAD family hydrolase, with product MPPSDHPSIPPANAKLLLWDIDGTLVSVGKAGEIALVIAMERLFGVKTDIQKIDFRGRTDTWIGVQLFKQAGIEETPRNIHDFKEAYLAVLKEQLPMSVGKVHPGILDILEQARLRPDCVNALLTGNLERGAKIKLEHYDVWSYFEFGAFADDSQLRNELGPVALKRALEKTGLHFKPEQVYVIGDTPHDIECGKVIGAKTIAVATGGYSRVELEAHAPTALFDDLRHPEKFFKLLDP
- a CDS encoding cellulase family glycosylhydrolase, with the translated sequence MNYTPTRAWWHCWNDFQSDAIAKDLDAIVRLGADHIRIMLIWPYFQPNPKVVSKAHLDRLEILMNLAEERQLDVCVSLFVGWLSGYAFKPPFQPDSSFYQLLEERSIQEFYVTSIAKAMSQHSNFLGFDLGNELNCCWQTDDLDCGDRWSSQMLALSEKCLPGGTHVNGVDHNPWFTRATFSPQCLATTQSIIPLHCWTFFTGALGRAGGNCFDPRCLRLPEAMAALARSYSGNPRKPIWIQEYGMSEDWTDPENIPRFLQESTVNAIQSGVNWFTWWSSHDLDRQYAFHPLEYSLGLITLDQKIKVQGHVFKELADAYRGRNAVDTKQINLATLPQMQDADSTWKWLENWIGISELAKPGAADRPPPAASFK